The Candidatus Nitrosocaldus cavascurensis genome segment GGACTAACTGTGAACCCAGATACACTCAGTATAAATGGAACTGCTACTGCAGAACTATGTGCTGGAACTACATCATTAACTATAACTAGTGTAGAACTAGTAGATCCTACTGGTGCCTCTCATAGTAGTAGTGTAAATGTAGGTACAACACTTAATGCTGGAGATTGTGTAACATGGAATATACCAGATGACTTTTCTTCTACCACACTAAACGCTATTGGGACATGGGTTCTAAGGATCAATACAAATCCAGGCAATCAATTTACTGATGAATTCAATGTAAGCATATTCGTTGTACCAGAGAGTATACTAGGAGCAATAGCAGTAGCAAGTGCATCACTTATAACATTTGCTGGCTACACATTGATAGGTAGGATCAGAAGACATCATAAATAGGCGTATAACACCTTCTTTTCTTTCCTTTTATCTTTATCCTCTCATTTCTGCTTCAATCCAGTTGCAGATTGAAGTATATCCTTATAAGTTCGCCAAAGGCATAAAGTGCTATAGTTGCTCCAAATATTATACCAGTAGTCTCTCCCAACTCTCTAAAGAAGTTCCTGTTGAAGAGCACATGAGAGTATAAAGCGATGTATGCAAGTATCGCTATGGATATCATCAGCGATATTAGGAGTGCCTCAAGTATATCATGGACGATGAAGTATGGTAGAGCAAGGAGTAGTGCAGTTACAACATATGCTATCCCAGTATAGGTTGCTGCAGATGATGCCTTTACTCCTTCAGTCTGCTTTGCCTGGTTGTATGCTGCAGATGCCATAGCGATTGATGCTGCTACACCTGCTATCAACCCAGCTAGACCAGCCTTGAAGGTATCAGTATACACTCCTAGAGTGCCAGCATGTATCCCTGCTATCTCTATGAGAGCATCGGATAACCCTAGGACTGTGAAGCCTAGATACTTTACCCTTCCTTCACTTATATTCTCAACTAGGGAGGATTCATGCTTCTCTTCCTCATCTATTATACCCTCAAGCATCCTCCTATCATCCTCATCCTTCATAATATGCAGCAATCCCTTGTAACCTTCTATGACACTGCTCTCATGCCTCTCAAGCATCCTAACAACGAATGTTATACCCATTATTAGGGCAAGGAACTTCATCATCAATACTTTGATCTTAGGCTCCTTTACTACTATGATGCTATCTGTATACCTCTTCCAGAACTCATAGTGTCTATACTCCTGCTCAGCCATGAGAGCAAGCCTACCCTTCAATGCCTTAGGGATTACAGATGATGATGCTAGAGCATTGTATATGTAGTAATCTGTATACTCATCCCTACAAGCATAGCCAGCAACCTCAACAAACCTATCGTTGTTATTATTATCATTGCTCATACCTATATGTTAGTGTATAGGCTTAATATTCCTAGCCTAGCCTTGATGAATGTAAGTAATGTATTTGAGTAGGTGTATCGCTAGCAGATGTGATGGTGATAAGGGTACTAGAGCCAGAACTGTATGCTCAGTTCTCGGCACTAAGGGATAGGAGTGTTGGGGATATAATGCAGGAGCCTGTAGTTGCTAGTCAAGATAGCACTATTTCGCAGATAATAGGGCTTATGGATAAGCATGATGCATACACTGTCTTCATAGACTTCAATGGAAGGATAGCAAGCATAAACATGAGGGATATACTTGAGTATAGGGATATTGATCATGCAAAGCCATCTATGGTAGGGAAGATAGTACCTCCTCTAGCAAGAACACAGAGGATAGGTTATGCAGCAAGGATAATGGGAGAGTACAGGTTAAGAGCATTGCCAGTTGTTGAGGATGGTAGAATAGTAGGACAGATAACATCTGATGCAATACTGAGGATGGTCAATGCATATGGTATAGACAATGTTAGTGCAGGGGATATAATGACCCCAAACCCAATAATAGTAGATGCTGATAGCAAGATTGCAAGCGCTAGAGGCATAATGATAAGGCACAAGATAGACCATCTCCCAGTTGTTAACGATGGTAAGGTAGCAGGTATACTTACATCAAGGCACTTGCTTATAGCACTTAAGCCTCCAGAGAGCAGCAAAGGTAAGGCAGATATAATAAGCAACAAGACCAGGATGATGGATCTGAAGGTATCAGGCTTGTTTGATAAGCATATAGTTGCATCTGAACCCAACGAGAGTGTTAAGAGTATAGTGAGCAAGATGATCGATAATCGTGTTGCATACACCTTTGTTACTGTCGGTGAGGAGTTGCAAGGGATAATAACGCATAGGGATGTAGTAGGTCTACTGCAGGAGATGGTTAGGGAAGAGATACCACTCTACATAGTTGGTCTCCCTGAAGATCCATTTGATGCTGAATTAGCAAAGTCAAAGTTTGCAACACTTGTAAGGTTGATGAGGAAGGTTGTGCATGATCTCAGCGAGGCTAGATGCAATATAAAGATAAAGGACATGGGAGGGGAGAGGAGAAGGTATGAGGTGAAGGTGAATATAGTAACGTTGAGCGATACTATGAGTTATACAGCAAATGGCTACGATCTAGCAATGATCTTCGATCAGATAAGTGACTCATTCAAGAAGAGGATTGCACATAGGGAGAACAGGGGCAAGGGTGATGCTAAGGGTAGAAGCAGGAAGGGTAGGGAGTCTATAAGGTACAAGGTTGACTTTTACACACTGCCATAACTATAGCCATAGAGAAGAGTCAAGTCAGGATACTTGCTAGACTCATCTTGCTGGTCAAGCCATTATAAGCCTCACATGCTCCATACCCTCATTTGCTTGGAACTCCCTTGTCATATCCTTAACCTTCTCAGCATCCCCCTCTATGACGAAGAGTTCCAAGCACTTCTTGTTCTTCAACTTGCAGTGTAGATGTGTCTTTATTATATCCTCGTAACGTAACTTTATCTTTGTTGACGCTTCATCCTCCTCATCATGCGTAACTATAAGCACGCATCCTATGCTACCTGCCAACCTCTCCTTCTCAATCCTATCTGTTAGAAGCATCCTTATCCCAGCCCTTATGACCTCAGATCTCCCAGAGAACCCAAACTCTTTCTGTAGTTCATCTATCTCCTTAAGCATGCTATCCGTAAGTGATATGCTTACTATCCTAGCCTCCTTTCCTTTTGTTCCTTCCTCCCCCTTCACGCATAATACTTGTTATTATCCATTTATAAGACTTTACAAGTTTAGTTATTAACAAAATACATATATATTAATAACGAGTAATGATATAGCATGGGGATAGATAATAAGAAGGTTGTTATAGGTGCTATTGCTTCTACTGTTGTTATAGTACTTGCTAGTGTTGTTGCTATAACGCTTCAAGGTTCTAACAACAATAATAGTACTAGTAGTGATGTAACCCTCCCAACCTCTGAGAACGTTAGTAGAGATCAACTATTGCAGGATGCAAACAAAGGTAAGAGGCTCAAGATAATGACTACATTCTACCCTCTATACGAATTTGCAAAGGCTGTTGTTGGTGATAGGGCTGATGTTGATCTATTAATCCCCTCTGGTTTGGAGCCTCATGACTGGGAGCCATCTGCAAGGGATCTTGAGAGGTTGAAGGATTATCAGATTCTAATCTATAATAGTGCAATATTCGAACCCTACATAGATAAGGTAAAGGGTTTAGGCTATGATCTGAAGATGGTTGAGGCAGCGAGTGGTATGGTGCTTGATCAGGATCCACATGTATGGCTTGATCCAATACTAGCAAAGGAGCAGGTGAGGATCATACGAGATGCAATAGCAAGTATGGATAGTGATGAAGGTAATAGCAGATACTATGATGAGAATGCAAGAGCATACACTGCAAGGCTTGATGAACTCCATGTAAAGTTTGAAGAGGGGCTTAGGGATTGTGGGAGGAGGGAGTTCATAACGCTTCATTCAGCATACAATTACCTTGTCAGTAGGTATGGGTTAAAGCAGATAACCATTACTGGTATTGAGCCTGAGCATGATATCCCAGCAGGCAAGATAAGGGAGATAGTGGATCTGGCAAAGAGGCATGGTATTGATGTTGTTTATGCTGAGGAAGGCATAGATGATAGATTGGTTAGAGCATTGGCAGAGGAGATAAATGCTAAAGTACTTACACTGAGCCCTATAGAGGTTCTTGATGAGGAGGATCTGGAGGAGGGTAAGACATACATAGCAAAGATGGAGGAGAACCTAGAGAACCTAAGGCTAGGATTAGGATGTAGATGAAGGGTATGGCAATACTGAAGGTTAGGGATCTAAGCGTGAGATATGGTAGCACAAGCATACTTGAGGATGTAAACATGGATGTTGAGCATGGTGATATACTTGGTATCCTAGGCCCCAATGGAGCAGGTAAGACAACTTTATTCAACTCAATACTAATGCTTCAAGAGCATGAGGGTACTGTAAGCATATTCGGCTACTCTAACCATACAAGAAGGTATGTATTACCATTCATTGGCTACCTCCCACAAAGGTTCAGTGTTGATCATAACTTTCCTGCAACTGTAGAAGATCTCATCTATACAGGCCTGATATCTATAAGATATATGCAGAAGAATGCTTATCTGTTAGAGAGGAATGGATATAGATGGAGTTACAATCCAAGGCTTAGCAACAGGGAGAGGATAGATGAGGCATTGAGGATGGTTGGGCTTGAACATGCAAGGGGGAAGAGGATAGGCATGCTATCTGGAGGCGAACTCCAGAGAGCACTTATAGCAAAGATACTTGTTAGCAGGCCTCTCATGCTTATACTGGATGAGCCATTCACTGCACTAGACCAAGATGCACAGACAAAGTTATTCAACATACTCAGTACTCTAAATGAGGAGATGGGTGTAACTATAATACTTGCTGCACATGATCTCATGCTACTCATGAAGCTTGCAAAGCATATAGCATGTATAGATAGGAGGATCTTCTTCCATGGTAGCAAGGCTGAGTGTATTGCAAGTGATCTTCTCAGACTGTACAGTGAGCATGCCATGCATATGCATATGAAAGAGCATAAAGAGATTGGTACTGCTGGATATGTTGGTAGTAGTAGTAGCAACAGTAGTAGCAGTAGTAGTAGAAGTACTGGCTAGTTAGATAAGGAGAGATCTCTTATGCTAGATATACTTGCATATACATTCATGCAGAAGGCACTCATAACAGGTATTGCTATTAGTGCTGCATGTTCAATACTTGGACTATTCCTTGTGCTGAAGCGCTACTCGTTATTTGGAGATGCCCTATCACATGTAGCATTATCTGGTGTTGCTATAGGTCTGTTCCTTAACATATACCCCCTCTGGACTGCCTTGCTAACATCTGTAACAGCATCCCTTGGGATAACAAGGTTAAGGCAGAGCATTAGGATACAGGGCGATGCTTTAATAGCAGTACTGCTCATATTTGGTGTTGCATTTGCAGTACTTCTCATAAGCGCATCTGGAGGTTTCAGGGTTGATCTCTTCTCATACCTCTTTGGTAGCATAACACTGATAAGCAATGAGGATGCACTTATAGCAGTTATAGCATCCCTTGCTATAGTAGCATCTGTGATAGCACTTAAAGATAAACTCTTCTATATGGCGTTGGATGAGAGGCAAGCAAAGATAAGCGGGCTAAACACTACGCTTCTCAACTATATCTTCATGATCATGGCTAGCATAATGGTTATAGTTGCTATGCGCCTAGTTGGCATACTCCTTGTATCATCGCTAATAGTTCTTCCAAACATAGCAGCAATGATGCTTGGAAGGGGATTCAAGACAACCATGCTTATCTCACTCTGCATATCATTAGCATCTGTAATCTCAGGGATAATCACATCTTACTACCTGAACGTAGCTACTTCAGGCATGATAGTCATGATATGTATAGGGATAATGGTATCTATAATCATCTCTAAGCATCTCAAGATACCTAGAAGTGAACAAAACGTGCTAGATGTAAAATGAAAGAGCATGATAGCATATAAATAAGAATTACCAGTACTCAGCCTTGACCTTCTCTATTGCCCGCTCAAACTCTGGGCCCTTCCTTCTAGCATACTTCTCCATAGCAGTAAGAGGTATCCCTCCCAGTGCCCTTGCCAAGCCAGTGAAGAAGTACCTCCTTATAGGATCGTTCTGCCCAACCTTGTGCATGAACTTCATTATGCCATACTTGAAGTTGTGCTGCCAGCACTTGTACATGACAGCAACCTTGGCAGGTGTCATGCTATTCCCTATATCATAGAACTTTGACTTGCTAAGCAACCCTATTGGTACGAATGTCAATGGTGTAACTGTGAACTTTGACTCTGGTTGCTCATGCTCAAGTTCGTGTATAAGCATTACAGTCTCCCAACTATCCTCCTCCTGCTCGTTGTT includes the following:
- a CDS encoding VIT1/CCC1 transporter family protein, yielding MSNDNNNNDRFVEVAGYACRDEYTDYYIYNALASSSVIPKALKGRLALMAEQEYRHYEFWKRYTDSIIVVKEPKIKVLMMKFLALIMGITFVVRMLERHESSVIEGYKGLLHIMKDEDDRRMLEGIIDEEEKHESSLVENISEGRVKYLGFTVLGLSDALIEIAGIHAGTLGVYTDTFKAGLAGLIAGVAASIAMASAAYNQAKQTEGVKASSAATYTGIAYVVTALLLALPYFIVHDILEALLISLMISIAILAYIALYSHVLFNRNFFRELGETTGIIFGATIALYAFGELIRIYFNLQLD
- a CDS encoding CBS domain-containing protein is translated as MVIRVLEPELYAQFSALRDRSVGDIMQEPVVASQDSTISQIIGLMDKHDAYTVFIDFNGRIASINMRDILEYRDIDHAKPSMVGKIVPPLARTQRIGYAARIMGEYRLRALPVVEDGRIVGQITSDAILRMVNAYGIDNVSAGDIMTPNPIIVDADSKIASARGIMIRHKIDHLPVVNDGKVAGILTSRHLLIALKPPESSKGKADIISNKTRMMDLKVSGLFDKHIVASEPNESVKSIVSKMIDNRVAYTFVTVGEELQGIITHRDVVGLLQEMVREEIPLYIVGLPEDPFDAELAKSKFATLVRLMRKVVHDLSEARCNIKIKDMGGERRRYEVKVNIVTLSDTMSYTANGYDLAMIFDQISDSFKKRIAHRENRGKGDAKGRSRKGRESIRYKVDFYTLP
- a CDS encoding CopG family ribbon-helix-helix protein; amino-acid sequence: MKGEEGTKGKEARIVSISLTDSMLKEIDELQKEFGFSGRSEVIRAGIRMLLTDRIEKERLAGSIGCVLIVTHDEEDEASTKIKLRYEDIIKTHLHCKLKNKKCLELFVIEGDAEKVKDMTREFQANEGMEHVRLIMA
- a CDS encoding metal ABC transporter solute-binding protein, Zn/Mn family gives rise to the protein MGIDNKKVVIGAIASTVVIVLASVVAITLQGSNNNNSTSSDVTLPTSENVSRDQLLQDANKGKRLKIMTTFYPLYEFAKAVVGDRADVDLLIPSGLEPHDWEPSARDLERLKDYQILIYNSAIFEPYIDKVKGLGYDLKMVEAASGMVLDQDPHVWLDPILAKEQVRIIRDAIASMDSDEGNSRYYDENARAYTARLDELHVKFEEGLRDCGRREFITLHSAYNYLVSRYGLKQITITGIEPEHDIPAGKIREIVDLAKRHGIDVVYAEEGIDDRLVRALAEEINAKVLTLSPIEVLDEEDLEEGKTYIAKMEENLENLRLGLGCR
- a CDS encoding metal ABC transporter ATP-binding protein, with the protein product MAILKVRDLSVRYGSTSILEDVNMDVEHGDILGILGPNGAGKTTLFNSILMLQEHEGTVSIFGYSNHTRRYVLPFIGYLPQRFSVDHNFPATVEDLIYTGLISIRYMQKNAYLLERNGYRWSYNPRLSNRERIDEALRMVGLEHARGKRIGMLSGGELQRALIAKILVSRPLMLILDEPFTALDQDAQTKLFNILSTLNEEMGVTIILAAHDLMLLMKLAKHIACIDRRIFFHGSKAECIASDLLRLYSEHAMHMHMKEHKEIGTAGYVGSSSSNSSSSSSRSTG
- a CDS encoding metal ABC transporter permease; translation: MLDILAYTFMQKALITGIAISAACSILGLFLVLKRYSLFGDALSHVALSGVAIGLFLNIYPLWTALLTSVTASLGITRLRQSIRIQGDALIAVLLIFGVAFAVLLISASGGFRVDLFSYLFGSITLISNEDALIAVIASLAIVASVIALKDKLFYMALDERQAKISGLNTTLLNYIFMIMASIMVIVAMRLVGILLVSSLIVLPNIAAMMLGRGFKTTMLISLCISLASVISGIITSYYLNVATSGMIVMICIGIMVSIIISKHLKIPRSEQNVLDVK